A portion of the Chlamydia caviae GPIC genome contains these proteins:
- a CDS encoding FtsK/SpoIIIE family DNA translocase, with translation MVRERQKSKSALFPSVPFAVRASIYLFLACFSGLSLWSFHNTQPCTQNWIGLLGWSLSSFLVYCFGAASFLIPPYFLWLSFLNIRKTPPKILHRKALAFASIPICCAVLLSMLSPVQALPHALDVRLPKFILDVNPPVSYLGGIPFYILYAGQSFCLKHLVGSVGTGLIFSFILCFSIFYLCGGVVLIKKKILQKFLKNRFQACWRICKSILKRLTNKQNYLPKPSIKVPSAPIARNDPRKLPTPIVSLPIEKGDLFDDPRHHSQDASEKATLFLAPHPQKRILSSFAKPQNTAEKKSKITVLPQPSLPPRKRVETSPPMDLSTFPGGNSELPQYHLLSKSDNSKPESLREELQKKGILLQQTLESFGIDADIGNICFGPTLAAFEVQPHTGVKVQKIKALENDIALNLQASSIRIIAPIPGKAAVGIEIPNPYPQPVNFRDLLEDYQKQNHKLQVPLLLGKKANGDNFWADLATMPHLIIAGTTGSGKSVCINTIVMSLIMTTLPSDIKLVIVDPKKVELTGYSQLPHMLTPVITESRDAHSALVWLVKEMELRYEILRFLGLRNIQAFNSRERNIEIEASFDKEIPEKMPFLVGIIDELADLLLSSSQDIETPIIRLAQMARAVGIHLILATQRPSRDVITGLIKANFPSRIAFKVANKVNSQIIIDEPGAENLMGNGDMLVVSPSSFGAVRAQGAYICDEDINKVIKDLCSRFPTKYVIPSFDTYEDFSGDDSADRDPLYNQAKTLVLQTGNASTTFLQRKLKIGYARAASLIDQLEEARIIGPSEGAKPRQILIQMPPQEG, from the coding sequence ATGGTAAGAGAGCGACAAAAATCTAAGTCTGCACTATTCCCTTCGGTACCCTTTGCGGTTAGAGCAAGCATTTATTTATTTTTGGCTTGTTTTTCAGGCCTGAGTCTATGGAGCTTTCATAATACGCAACCATGCACTCAAAATTGGATAGGATTATTGGGATGGTCTTTGAGTTCCTTTCTTGTCTATTGCTTTGGAGCTGCGTCTTTTCTTATCCCTCCGTATTTTTTATGGTTATCCTTTCTAAATATAAGAAAAACACCCCCAAAGATCTTACATCGTAAGGCTCTTGCATTTGCATCTATTCCTATCTGCTGCGCGGTATTGTTATCCATGCTTTCCCCTGTGCAAGCATTACCTCACGCTTTAGATGTACGTCTTCCTAAATTTATTTTAGATGTTAATCCTCCTGTTTCTTATTTAGGGGGTATTCCTTTTTATATTCTTTATGCTGGGCAATCTTTCTGTTTGAAACATTTGGTTGGCTCGGTAGGTACAGGTCTTATCTTTTCTTTCATCCTGTGCTTTTCTATTTTTTATCTCTGTGGAGGCGTAGTCTTAATTAAAAAAAAAATCCTGCAAAAATTCCTCAAAAACAGATTTCAAGCCTGTTGGCGTATTTGCAAAAGTATTTTAAAAAGACTAACTAATAAGCAGAACTATCTCCCTAAACCTTCGATTAAGGTTCCTTCTGCTCCCATAGCAAGGAATGATCCTAGGAAACTCCCCACCCCGATTGTTTCCCTTCCGATAGAAAAGGGAGATTTATTCGATGATCCTCGTCATCATTCCCAAGATGCTTCAGAAAAAGCGACTCTTTTTTTAGCTCCTCATCCTCAAAAACGTATTCTATCTTCATTCGCTAAGCCACAGAATACAGCTGAAAAAAAGTCTAAAATTACCGTATTGCCTCAACCCTCACTTCCACCAAGGAAGAGAGTTGAGACATCGCCTCCTATGGATCTATCAACCTTCCCAGGGGGGAATTCTGAGCTACCTCAGTATCATCTGTTAAGTAAAAGTGATAATTCAAAACCAGAGTCTCTTCGTGAAGAGCTTCAGAAAAAGGGTATCCTTTTACAGCAAACTTTAGAAAGTTTTGGAATAGATGCTGATATTGGAAATATTTGTTTTGGACCTACGTTAGCAGCATTTGAAGTACAACCACATACAGGTGTAAAAGTTCAAAAAATTAAAGCTTTAGAAAATGACATAGCTTTAAATTTACAAGCTTCCAGCATCCGTATTATTGCCCCTATTCCAGGGAAAGCTGCTGTGGGTATTGAAATTCCCAATCCCTATCCCCAACCAGTAAATTTCCGTGATTTATTAGAAGATTATCAAAAACAAAACCATAAACTGCAGGTTCCTCTTTTACTTGGGAAAAAGGCTAATGGTGATAATTTCTGGGCAGACTTAGCAACAATGCCCCATTTAATCATTGCAGGAACGACAGGGTCGGGGAAATCGGTGTGCATCAATACGATTGTCATGTCGTTGATCATGACAACACTCCCCTCTGATATTAAACTTGTCATTGTCGATCCGAAGAAAGTGGAGCTTACTGGCTACTCTCAACTTCCGCATATGTTAACTCCGGTAATTACAGAATCTCGTGATGCTCATAGCGCCTTAGTCTGGCTCGTTAAAGAAATGGAACTTCGTTATGAAATTCTAAGATTTCTAGGTCTGCGAAATATTCAGGCATTCAATTCTCGTGAACGCAATATTGAAATAGAAGCTTCTTTTGACAAAGAGATCCCTGAAAAAATGCCTTTCCTTGTGGGTATTATTGATGAACTAGCTGATCTCTTACTTTCTTCTTCTCAGGATATAGAAACGCCTATCATTCGCTTAGCGCAAATGGCAAGAGCTGTTGGTATTCATTTAATCCTAGCGACACAAAGGCCTTCTCGCGATGTGATTACTGGCTTAATTAAAGCAAACTTTCCTTCTCGCATTGCGTTCAAAGTGGCCAATAAAGTGAATAGCCAAATCATTATAGATGAGCCTGGGGCTGAAAATCTCATGGGGAATGGAGACATGTTAGTCGTTTCCCCTTCTTCTTTTGGTGCGGTTCGTGCTCAAGGAGCTTATATTTGTGATGAGGACATCAACAAGGTCATAAAAGATCTATGCTCTCGTTTCCCTACAAAATATGTTATTCCTTCATTTGACACTTATGAAGATTTTTCAGGAGATGATTCTGCGGATAGAGATCCCTTGTATAACCAAGCGAAAACTCTTGTTTTACAAACGGGAAATGCTTCTACAACTTTCTTACAAAGAAAACTTAAGATTGGCTATGCTAGGGCTGCTAGTTTGATAGATCAACTTGAAGAAGCGAGAATCATCGGCCCATCAGAAGGTGCAAAACCTCGTCAAATCTTAATACAAATGCCCCCACAAGAAGGATGA
- a CDS encoding MBL fold metallo-hydrolase has product MEGFFPLASGSKGNCTYLGTDSCKILIDLGISKQCVTHGLLSMNVHPEDIQGIFISHEHSDHISGIKSFVKTYNTPIICNLETARSICQFLDVRPNFKIFSTGTTFSFYDLKIQTFNVPHDAIDPVGFVFHYRDEKLGFCTDLGWVTSWVVHELYDCDYLLIEANHDPELVQQSSRPDIYKKRVLSKLGHISNHECGELLQKILTPKIKKIYLAHLSSECNTPELALSTVSSAIENITSILPVAAKNQEISDPIYFRDLVNA; this is encoded by the coding sequence ATGGAAGGTTTTTTCCCTTTAGCCTCGGGTTCGAAGGGGAACTGTACCTATTTAGGAACGGACTCCTGTAAAATTTTGATAGATTTGGGTATTAGCAAGCAGTGTGTGACTCATGGGCTATTGTCTATGAATGTCCATCCTGAAGATATTCAGGGCATTTTTATTTCTCATGAGCATTCCGATCATATTTCCGGAATTAAAAGTTTTGTAAAAACGTACAACACGCCAATTATCTGTAACCTTGAGACTGCGCGTAGTATATGCCAATTCTTGGATGTTCGTCCTAATTTTAAAATTTTTTCTACAGGAACAACATTTTCCTTTTACGATTTAAAAATTCAAACTTTCAATGTTCCTCATGATGCTATAGATCCTGTAGGGTTTGTTTTTCATTACCGCGATGAAAAGTTAGGCTTTTGTACTGACTTAGGTTGGGTAACCTCGTGGGTAGTTCACGAACTTTATGATTGTGACTATTTGCTTATAGAGGCAAACCATGATCCTGAACTTGTGCAGCAATCCTCACGTCCGGATATTTATAAAAAACGAGTTCTGAGTAAACTGGGGCATATATCCAATCATGAGTGTGGAGAATTATTACAGAAAATTCTTACTCCTAAGATTAAGAAAATCTATCTTGCGCATCTTTCCAGCGAGTGCAACACTCCTGAATTAGCTCTATCGACAGTATCTTCTGCTATAGAAAACATCACGTCAATTTTACCTGTGGCTGCTAAAAACCAAGAAATTTCTGACCCTATTTACTTCAGGGATTTAGTAAACGCATGA
- a CDS encoding SET domain-containing protein, which produces MNLESSASETLYISLDHNWKESTPYSMERASQLLNFKFLPHLTFTDWKVEEKVRALCAKAKKKRLVSPLAKWLGELHKQDLITPSMPPVAVCWVSSYIGYGVFARERIPAWTYIGEYTGILRRRQAIWMDENDYCFRYPLSSWLWRYFTIDSGRQGNFTRFINHSDKPNVEAIGVFQNGLFHVIIRTIQAIEAGEELSYHYGPLYWKHRKKREEFIPEEE; this is translated from the coding sequence ATGAATTTAGAATCCTCTGCATCTGAGACGCTATATATATCTCTAGATCACAACTGGAAGGAGAGCACCCCTTACAGTATGGAGAGAGCCTCGCAATTACTCAATTTCAAGTTCCTTCCTCATCTTACTTTTACAGATTGGAAAGTCGAAGAAAAAGTCCGTGCATTGTGTGCTAAGGCTAAGAAAAAACGTCTTGTTTCTCCACTAGCCAAATGGCTTGGAGAACTTCATAAACAAGATCTAATCACTCCTTCTATGCCTCCTGTGGCAGTATGTTGGGTGAGTTCGTATATTGGTTATGGGGTTTTTGCTCGAGAGCGGATTCCTGCTTGGACCTATATTGGTGAATACACGGGAATACTGCGTCGCCGGCAAGCGATTTGGATGGATGAAAATGATTATTGTTTCCGTTATCCCTTATCTTCATGGCTATGGCGTTATTTCACTATCGATAGTGGTCGGCAGGGCAATTTTACCCGCTTTATTAATCATAGCGACAAACCTAATGTGGAAGCCATAGGCGTTTTCCAAAACGGATTGTTTCATGTGATTATTAGAACAATTCAAGCAATTGAAGCGGGCGAGGAATTATCCTATCATTATGGCCCGCTATACTGGAAGCATAGGAAAAAACGAGAAGAGTTTATTCCTGAAGAAGAGTAG
- a CDS encoding YbhB/YbcL family Raf kinase inhibitor-like protein: MQLLSPAFDYGKPIPRKYTCQGVNISPPLIFKDIPAEAKSIALIVEDPDVPQNLRADGLWIHWLVYNLSPTITELVEGANIFAVQGLNTSGKACYEGPCPPDRQHRYFFYCYALDTILPSEENVTKDQLLEVMESHVIDNAELMGTYEKS, encoded by the coding sequence ATGCAGCTACTATCACCAGCATTTGATTATGGAAAACCGATTCCGAGAAAGTACACATGTCAAGGCGTGAATATTTCTCCACCCTTAATATTCAAAGATATTCCCGCAGAGGCAAAGAGCATAGCATTGATCGTTGAAGATCCTGATGTGCCCCAAAATTTACGAGCTGATGGTCTATGGATTCACTGGTTGGTATATAACTTGTCTCCAACCATAACCGAGCTAGTAGAAGGAGCAAATATTTTTGCTGTTCAAGGATTGAATACCTCAGGAAAAGCATGTTATGAAGGGCCATGTCCACCTGATAGACAGCATCGATACTTCTTCTACTGCTACGCTTTAGATACCATCTTGCCATCAGAAGAAAATGTCACCAAGGATCAGCTTCTTGAAGTGATGGAAAGTCATGTTATCGATAATGCTGAATTAATGGGAACCTACGAGAAAAGCTAA
- a CDS encoding alanine/glycine:cation symporter family protein — protein sequence MLHFLEQLNNFCISFCVFPAILFLGGLLTWKLRGLQFTGLKLGFNFMLKNKESPSSADGKVSRYEAVAGILAGNFGTGNIAGMAIAIACGGPGALVWIWIAALLGAIVQYSGSFLGVKYRKLHGKSGEFIGGPTACLAYGMGSKFLAGLFCIFTIITAFSAGNFVQINCIVPLCAESLPIKFLIGLVLALTILPVLIGGNTRILRFSARVIPFIAGFYAISCLVILVQHSSMLLPALKLIASSAFGIKATVAGLGGYTITQVISTGMSRAIMATDCGSGMVSILQSDSQSKNPVIDGLVTLLPPVIVMIVCSITTLVLIVSGAYVSGQEGTLMVLHAFKSSLGSLGGLVVILAMALFGYTTALTWFACAEKSLEYMIPGKRANSWLKMLFVAVIPFGGIIDMRLIWSLSDTGFAGMVILNSIALVALFKDVLSTNREVALLKMEAGAKSNVLPNLDI from the coding sequence ATGTTACATTTTCTAGAACAATTAAATAACTTCTGTATTTCGTTTTGTGTGTTCCCCGCGATTTTATTTCTTGGTGGACTATTAACATGGAAACTACGTGGTCTGCAATTTACAGGATTAAAGCTAGGCTTTAATTTTATGTTAAAAAATAAGGAGAGCCCGTCTTCTGCAGATGGTAAGGTCTCTCGTTACGAAGCCGTAGCAGGTATTCTTGCTGGGAATTTTGGAACGGGAAATATCGCAGGTATGGCTATTGCTATTGCTTGCGGAGGCCCAGGAGCTCTAGTCTGGATTTGGATAGCTGCCCTTTTAGGAGCTATTGTTCAATATTCGGGATCATTTTTAGGGGTAAAATATCGTAAACTTCATGGAAAATCCGGAGAGTTTATCGGTGGACCAACAGCGTGCCTAGCCTACGGTATGGGAAGCAAGTTCCTTGCAGGTCTTTTCTGTATATTCACAATTATCACAGCATTTTCAGCAGGAAACTTTGTACAAATTAATTGTATCGTTCCTCTTTGTGCTGAAAGTTTGCCCATAAAATTCTTAATAGGCTTGGTTCTTGCATTAACAATTCTTCCCGTGCTCATTGGGGGAAATACGCGTATTCTTAGATTCTCGGCTAGGGTGATTCCTTTCATTGCCGGTTTCTATGCTATTTCTTGTCTTGTTATTCTTGTACAACATAGCTCTATGCTTCTTCCTGCGTTGAAACTCATTGCTTCTTCTGCATTTGGAATAAAAGCAACGGTAGCAGGTCTTGGAGGCTATACAATAACTCAAGTGATCTCAACAGGAATGAGCCGTGCTATTATGGCAACTGACTGTGGTAGCGGTATGGTGTCTATTCTACAATCTGATTCTCAAAGTAAGAACCCTGTGATTGATGGTTTGGTCACTCTCTTGCCTCCTGTTATCGTCATGATAGTCTGTTCGATTACGACTCTAGTCCTTATTGTTTCCGGAGCCTATGTATCAGGACAAGAAGGAACGCTTATGGTGCTACACGCTTTTAAATCAAGTCTAGGATCTCTCGGAGGGCTTGTTGTTATTCTTGCAATGGCCTTATTCGGTTATACAACAGCTTTGACTTGGTTTGCTTGCGCAGAAAAAAGTTTAGAATATATGATACCGGGGAAACGAGCTAACTCTTGGTTGAAGATGCTCTTCGTCGCAGTTATACCTTTCGGAGGGATCATAGATATGCGATTGATCTGGAGTCTGTCTGATACAGGGTTTGCAGGTATGGTAATTCTAAATTCTATAGCTTTAGTAGCTTTATTTAAGGATGTGCTATCTACAAATCGGGAAGTTGCCCTACTTAAAATGGAAGCAGGTGCTAAATCCAATGTTTTGCCAAATCTAGATATCTAA
- the ribH gene encoding 6,7-dimethyl-8-ribityllumazine synthase, giving the protein MKTFKGVASAKDMRVAIVGACFNGPIADALVSGAQQTFLDLGGAEDMLTVVRVPGSFEIPCTLKKLLTSGVKYDAIVACGVLIKGETTHYDHIADQVSARISELSLEFNLPITFSVITAPCIDSAWQRAGIKGSNLGISGMKTALEMADLFKKL; this is encoded by the coding sequence ATGAAGACATTTAAAGGGGTGGCATCAGCAAAGGATATGCGTGTTGCTATCGTTGGTGCATGTTTTAACGGACCCATAGCTGACGCCTTGGTTTCAGGAGCACAACAGACTTTTTTGGATCTAGGTGGAGCAGAAGATATGCTTACCGTAGTGCGTGTTCCCGGATCCTTTGAGATCCCTTGCACATTAAAGAAACTTCTTACTTCAGGTGTGAAGTATGATGCTATAGTAGCGTGTGGTGTGCTTATTAAAGGAGAAACTACACATTACGATCACATTGCAGATCAGGTTTCGGCAAGGATCAGTGAGTTGTCTCTAGAATTTAACCTCCCTATTACCTTTTCCGTCATCACAGCACCTTGCATAGATTCTGCCTGGCAACGTGCAGGTATTAAGGGATCAAATTTAGGAATTTCTGGGATGAAAACAGCTTTAGAAATGGCAGACCTTTTCAAAAAGCTGTAA
- a CDS encoding bifunctional 3,4-dihydroxy-2-butanone-4-phosphate synthase/GTP cyclohydrolase II codes for MMKSEGDASASCFVPIEKAIADISEGKFVIVVDEASREDEGDLIIAGEKITVEKMAFLLKYTTGIVCASLEQERIRDLEFPPMVEDNRCRYRTAFTVSVDAAKGITTGVSAADRTKVVELLSNPNSRPEDFVRPGHFFPLAGTPGGVLKRAGHTEAALDLMRLANMQPCGVLSELVNEDHTMMRLAQIIEFAKEHEISVISISDLIAYRMLSERLVIPVSSARLPTEYGDFNIHVYESLLDGIQHIALVKGDVSGKENVLVRVHSECLTGDIMGSMRCDCGHQLRSAMEYIGLEGEGVIVYLRGQEGRGIGLGHKVRAYALQDRGYDTVDANLEIGFPVDSREYGIGAQILVDLGLTKIKLITHNPHKYFGLQGFGLEIVDRIALPIHVSEENEHYLRTKKERMGHWIDLPYAEEVNIR; via the coding sequence ATGATGAAATCCGAAGGTGATGCATCTGCATCATGTTTTGTCCCAATAGAAAAGGCGATAGCAGATATCTCTGAGGGGAAATTTGTTATTGTTGTTGACGAAGCTTCGCGAGAAGATGAAGGGGATCTTATCATCGCAGGTGAGAAGATAACCGTAGAAAAGATGGCTTTTCTTCTTAAATATACGACAGGAATCGTTTGTGCTTCTTTAGAACAGGAAAGAATAAGAGATTTAGAATTCCCCCCTATGGTTGAAGACAATCGCTGTCGTTATCGTACAGCGTTTACCGTCTCAGTAGATGCTGCAAAAGGCATAACGACAGGGGTGTCAGCAGCAGATAGAACGAAAGTCGTAGAATTATTATCCAATCCTAATAGCCGTCCCGAAGATTTTGTCCGTCCGGGACATTTCTTTCCCTTGGCAGGTACGCCGGGGGGGGTATTGAAACGAGCTGGACATACCGAGGCTGCTTTAGATCTTATGCGTTTAGCAAATATGCAGCCTTGTGGCGTCCTTTCAGAACTTGTTAATGAAGACCATACCATGATGCGTCTTGCTCAAATTATAGAATTTGCTAAGGAACATGAAATCTCAGTAATCTCCATATCTGATTTGATAGCCTACCGGATGCTCTCCGAAAGGTTAGTTATTCCTGTTTCCTCAGCGCGTCTTCCTACAGAATATGGAGATTTCAATATTCATGTTTACGAGTCTCTTCTCGATGGTATTCAACACATCGCTTTAGTGAAAGGTGATGTTAGCGGCAAAGAGAACGTTCTTGTCCGAGTGCATTCCGAATGTCTTACAGGAGATATTATGGGGTCGATGCGCTGTGACTGTGGGCATCAGCTGCGTTCTGCTATGGAATATATCGGATTAGAAGGGGAAGGTGTTATTGTTTATCTACGTGGTCAGGAAGGACGTGGTATTGGATTAGGTCATAAGGTTCGTGCTTACGCCTTACAAGATCGCGGGTATGACACTGTCGATGCTAATTTAGAAATAGGCTTCCCTGTCGATTCTAGAGAGTATGGGATAGGGGCGCAGATTTTGGTTGATCTAGGATTGACAAAGATAAAATTGATTACTCATAATCCTCACAAGTATTTCGGTCTGCAAGGGTTTGGGTTGGAAATTGTTGATAGGATCGCGCTTCCAATTCATGTTTCTGAAGAGAACGAACATTATCTGCGCACAAAAAAAGAGCGTATGGGGCACTGGATAGACCTCCCCTATGCTGAGGAAGTAAACATAAGATAA
- the ribD gene encoding bifunctional diaminohydroxyphosphoribosylaminopyrimidine deaminase/5-amino-6-(5-phosphoribosylamino)uracil reductase RibD codes for MEDFSEQQLFFMRRAIELGEKGRFSAPPNPWVGCVIVKNGQIIGEGYHEKRGQLHAEENAINSTSVSVEGSEVYVTLEPCCHYGNTPPCVNLLIKHKVSTVYVALLDPDSRVAGKGVASLKEAGIRVFEGLGKKEAEESLKSYIHQRTYGTPWVVIKSAATVDGQTADSHGKSQWITCPEARADVGKLRASSQAIVVGSKTVLQDNPLLTAREPSGELYSHQPLRVVVDSLGNVGPQAKIFHSHGKSLYVTTTQCSKDHIKSIEDLGVDILVTEPRDSRVNLHKLMSYLATKQILQVLVEGGPVLHTAFLKERLANALVIYLGPKIFGDQRKPLFGDLGYQLQSAQKILPKFFEVLGNSLKTAWEVVG; via the coding sequence ATGGAAGATTTCTCTGAGCAACAACTATTTTTTATGCGTCGCGCTATAGAATTGGGCGAAAAAGGAAGATTTTCTGCTCCCCCTAACCCTTGGGTAGGTTGTGTAATTGTAAAAAATGGACAAATTATAGGAGAGGGGTATCACGAAAAAAGAGGTCAGCTACATGCCGAAGAAAATGCCATAAATTCTACATCTGTATCTGTAGAAGGTAGTGAAGTTTATGTAACCTTAGAACCGTGTTGCCATTATGGCAATACGCCTCCCTGCGTCAATCTATTAATTAAACATAAGGTATCTACTGTCTACGTGGCTTTGTTAGATCCTGATAGTCGGGTTGCTGGTAAAGGGGTAGCCTCTTTAAAAGAGGCTGGTATTCGTGTTTTTGAAGGTCTAGGGAAAAAAGAAGCTGAGGAATCTTTAAAATCTTACATTCACCAACGGACTTATGGTACCCCTTGGGTGGTGATTAAGAGTGCGGCTACTGTAGATGGACAAACTGCAGATAGTCATGGAAAATCTCAATGGATTACTTGTCCAGAAGCTCGTGCAGATGTAGGCAAATTGCGTGCGAGTTCCCAAGCTATTGTTGTGGGCTCTAAAACTGTTTTACAAGATAATCCCCTGCTAACGGCAAGGGAACCTTCCGGAGAACTCTATTCTCATCAACCTTTGCGTGTTGTTGTTGATAGTTTGGGAAATGTAGGCCCTCAGGCAAAAATTTTCCATAGTCATGGAAAATCTCTCTATGTGACCACAACACAATGTTCAAAAGATCATATTAAAAGTATCGAGGATCTTGGTGTCGATATCTTAGTTACAGAACCTAGAGATTCTAGAGTGAATTTACATAAATTAATGTCCTATCTAGCTACTAAACAGATTTTACAGGTTCTTGTTGAAGGTGGCCCGGTTTTACATACGGCATTTTTGAAAGAACGCTTAGCAAACGCTCTCGTTATTTATCTGGGACCAAAAATTTTTGGTGATCAAAGAAAGCCTCTTTTTGGAGATTTGGGATACCAGCTGCAATCCGCTCAAAAAATTCTTCCTAAGTTTTTTGAGGTATTAGGAAATTCTTTAAAAACGGCTTGGGAAGTTGTTGGGTAG
- the serS gene encoding serine--tRNA ligase, with translation MLDIKLIRKAPEECEIRLRKKDPNISLLPILDLDKEVRRLKTDSESLQSQRKLLSTQIHKAKAQGEDASNMISEVERISQDLEKLEASLEEKNATLQDLLVRLPNYPEEDVPVCPDKSGNQVIKSVGALPTFSFTPKHHVELNQKLQILDFKLPAKTSGSGWPAYKNQGVMLEWALLTYLLNKQREHGFQLWLPPLLVKREILFGSGQIPKFDGQYYCVEDGDQSLYLIPTAEVVLNGFHSQEIFNEKDLPIYYAACTPCFRREAGAAGANERGLVRVHQFNKVEMFAFTTPEQADQAYEKMLAVVEDILTELKLPYRLSLLSTGDMSFTASKTIDAEVWLPGQQSYYEVSSISQCTDFQSRRSETRYKDSQGKMHFIHTLNGSGLATPRLFVAILENNQQKDGSVVIPEVLRPYLGNQEVLLPQE, from the coding sequence ATGTTGGATATAAAATTAATACGCAAGGCACCCGAAGAATGTGAAATCCGTCTTCGTAAGAAAGATCCCAATATTTCCCTTCTCCCTATTCTTGATTTGGATAAAGAAGTCCGCAGATTAAAAACCGACTCGGAATCTCTACAATCTCAAAGAAAACTTTTATCTACACAAATCCATAAAGCTAAAGCTCAAGGTGAAGACGCCTCTAATATGATTAGTGAAGTGGAGAGGATCTCCCAAGATCTAGAGAAATTAGAAGCTTCACTAGAGGAAAAGAACGCAACTTTACAAGACCTTCTTGTACGCCTTCCTAATTACCCTGAAGAAGATGTGCCCGTATGTCCTGACAAATCAGGAAATCAGGTAATTAAAAGTGTAGGTGCTTTACCAACATTTTCTTTTACTCCTAAACATCACGTAGAGCTTAATCAAAAATTACAAATTTTAGATTTTAAACTTCCTGCAAAAACTTCGGGATCTGGATGGCCTGCCTATAAAAATCAGGGAGTGATGTTAGAATGGGCATTGCTCACTTATTTATTAAATAAGCAACGGGAGCATGGCTTTCAATTATGGTTACCCCCCCTTCTTGTAAAACGTGAAATTCTTTTCGGCTCTGGACAAATTCCTAAATTTGACGGTCAATACTATTGCGTAGAAGATGGAGACCAATCTCTTTACCTGATTCCCACTGCTGAGGTTGTTCTCAACGGATTCCATTCTCAAGAAATTTTTAACGAAAAAGATCTCCCTATATATTATGCAGCCTGCACACCCTGTTTCCGCCGAGAAGCAGGCGCCGCGGGGGCTAACGAACGCGGTCTTGTTCGTGTACATCAGTTCAATAAAGTGGAGATGTTTGCCTTCACCACGCCAGAACAAGCGGATCAGGCTTATGAAAAGATGCTCGCTGTTGTTGAAGACATTCTTACGGAATTAAAACTCCCCTACCGTCTCTCTTTACTCTCTACAGGGGATATGTCCTTCACAGCATCAAAAACTATAGATGCTGAAGTGTGGCTGCCTGGGCAACAATCGTATTATGAAGTTTCTTCTATTTCGCAGTGCACAGATTTCCAATCACGCCGTTCAGAAACTCGTTATAAAGATAGCCAAGGGAAAATGCATTTTATTCATACCCTTAATGGTTCAGGTTTAGCAACACCACGTTTATTCGTTGCTATTTTAGAAAATAATCAACAAAAAGACGGCTCTGTAGTTATTCCTGAAGTTCTACGCCCTTACTTAGGAAATCAGGAAGTATTACTACCTCAAGAATGA
- a CDS encoding VIT1/CCC1 transporter family protein → MKTDYDHFKNATPEEHLKTVKDRYRVCVGEPHTTIQGFIYHLASDALSTGVFLFFIRTLAFLLPISQGTQAELLFSLGLGWIFYRGCLKAKKAWSYMELSHRFMLQEKEEIEQHPEQERLELHVIFKNHGFKSPLLEEMVDYISSDSTLLLDTMIREELHISKESFPHPLKQGGTRMLGGLIGLILFLPLVLCSSYTVAGVLSGVLITILSATKAKILGNDVITEVVWVLGIFITSISIVCTCVKFL, encoded by the coding sequence ATGAAGACCGACTATGATCATTTCAAAAACGCGACTCCTGAAGAACACCTCAAGACTGTTAAAGATCGCTATAGAGTGTGCGTTGGCGAACCTCATACAACAATACAAGGTTTTATCTATCATCTAGCCAGTGATGCCTTATCCACTGGAGTCTTCTTATTTTTCATTAGAACACTTGCTTTTCTTCTTCCTATTTCTCAAGGAACACAAGCGGAGCTTCTATTTTCATTAGGATTAGGATGGATTTTTTATCGAGGCTGCTTGAAAGCAAAAAAAGCCTGGTCTTACATGGAGCTCTCTCATCGTTTTATGCTCCAGGAAAAAGAAGAAATAGAACAACATCCCGAACAAGAACGTCTGGAACTCCATGTGATCTTTAAAAATCACGGATTCAAATCTCCTCTTCTTGAAGAAATGGTAGATTATATCAGTTCGGATTCTACCCTCCTTCTGGATACTATGATCCGTGAAGAACTGCATATTTCTAAAGAGAGCTTCCCTCATCCTTTAAAACAAGGCGGGACACGTATGCTCGGAGGGCTTATCGGTTTAATTCTCTTCTTACCACTAGTTCTCTGTTCTAGTTATACCGTAGCAGGCGTATTATCCGGAGTGCTTATCACCATACTCTCAGCTACTAAAGCAAAAATATTAGGAAATGATGTTATTACAGAGGTTGTGTGGGTGTTAGGGATTTTCATCACCTCCATAAGCATCGTTTGCACTTGTGTAAAATTTTTATAA